In the genome of Deinococcus sedimenti, one region contains:
- a CDS encoding glycoside hydrolase family 3 protein, with translation MNRPVLTLLTAALAAHAGALTSQAAAEAQARTILPRLTLDDKIGQLSMAHVFRFTEGGRSAPIRADADATFRTLRPGTLLNGGGDAPQPNTPRGWADFLARLDTLGRANNPQGLPAVFGTDAVHGVNNVPAATLYPHNLGLGAAFDPALTREVALATAQDLRALNMGWTFAPVADVGRDPRWGRYYETFGESPWLVADQVEASVDGLQSGGVAATLKHFAGYGLPSLGMDRANAEISARAMHEVFLPPFRAGIRAGALSVMANSGSVNGVPVHASRTLLTDLLRSELGFQGLLVSDWNDIERLITTYRTHTDLVRAAAASVNAGIDVYMVPNSVEAYQGALKEAVQSGLVSEARLDEATLRVLTFKARLGLLDAPLTGSGVLNDHRDLARRAAAATLTLLENPADTLPIRRGRVLVTGPAMDSAAIQLGGWSVNWQGVGKGNVPDVPKVATLAPALKAAAPAGVTVSALPETKRPQLLTAAKGADVIVVAVGEAPGAESQANNPHLSLPDGQITLLRDLLATGKPVVAVLMAGRPLILPSDVQSRLSGLVMAYLPGTQGGAALADALYGRAGFPGRLPFTWPDSLTQVGLWSDRPAEGAGETPLPLYPLGYGLDYTTSVARDLTVTPGPDGVTAQATLTNTGERAGTVTVLLRASLPASGALQATSRPVGVLRAVLKPGESRAVQVTVPHERLSSWVGDAYGPGAWQLLPGQYTLNAGDGKATLSLP, from the coding sequence ATGAACAGACCCGTCCTGACCCTGCTGACGGCTGCGCTGGCCGCGCACGCGGGCGCCCTGACCAGTCAGGCGGCGGCCGAGGCGCAGGCCCGCACGATCCTGCCCCGCCTGACCCTGGACGACAAGATCGGGCAGCTCAGCATGGCGCACGTGTTCCGCTTCACGGAGGGAGGCCGCAGCGCGCCCATCCGCGCGGACGCGGACGCCACCTTCCGCACCCTGCGGCCCGGCACGCTCCTGAACGGCGGCGGGGACGCGCCGCAACCGAACACGCCGCGCGGCTGGGCGGACTTCCTGGCCCGCCTGGACACGCTGGGCCGCGCGAATAACCCCCAGGGCCTCCCGGCGGTGTTCGGCACGGACGCGGTGCACGGCGTGAACAACGTCCCCGCCGCGACTCTCTACCCGCACAACCTGGGCCTGGGCGCGGCGTTCGACCCGGCCCTGACGCGCGAGGTGGCCCTCGCGACCGCCCAGGACCTGCGCGCCCTGAACATGGGCTGGACGTTCGCACCCGTCGCGGACGTGGGCCGTGACCCCCGCTGGGGCCGCTACTACGAGACGTTCGGGGAGTCCCCGTGGCTGGTCGCGGATCAGGTGGAGGCCAGCGTGGACGGCCTGCAGTCCGGTGGCGTGGCCGCCACCCTGAAGCACTTCGCGGGGTACGGGCTGCCCAGCCTGGGCATGGACCGCGCGAACGCCGAGATCAGCGCCCGCGCGATGCATGAGGTGTTCCTGCCGCCCTTCCGCGCGGGTATCCGCGCCGGGGCGCTGAGCGTCATGGCGAACAGTGGGAGCGTGAACGGCGTGCCCGTGCACGCCTCGCGCACGCTGCTGACGGACCTGCTGCGCAGCGAACTGGGCTTCCAGGGCCTGCTCGTCAGCGACTGGAACGACATCGAACGGCTGATCACGACCTACCGCACCCACACCGATCTGGTGCGGGCGGCGGCGGCCAGCGTGAACGCGGGCATCGACGTGTACATGGTGCCGAACAGCGTCGAGGCGTACCAGGGTGCCCTGAAGGAGGCCGTGCAGAGCGGACTGGTCAGCGAGGCCCGCCTGGACGAGGCGACCCTGCGCGTCCTGACCTTCAAGGCCCGCCTGGGCCTGCTGGACGCCCCACTGACCGGCAGTGGCGTGCTGAACGATCACCGCGACCTCGCCCGGCGCGCGGCGGCGGCGACGCTGACGCTGCTGGAGAACCCGGCGGACACCCTCCCGATCCGCAGGGGGCGCGTGCTCGTCACCGGCCCCGCGATGGACAGCGCCGCCATTCAGCTGGGCGGCTGGAGCGTGAACTGGCAGGGCGTCGGGAAGGGCAACGTGCCGGACGTGCCGAAGGTCGCCACGCTGGCCCCCGCGCTGAAGGCGGCGGCCCCGGCGGGCGTGACCGTCAGCGCCCTGCCCGAGACCAAGCGCCCGCAACTCCTGACCGCCGCAAAGGGCGCGGACGTGATCGTCGTCGCGGTCGGCGAGGCGCCCGGCGCGGAATCCCAGGCGAACAACCCCCACCTGAGCCTGCCGGACGGGCAGATCACGCTGCTGCGCGACCTGCTCGCCACCGGGAAACCCGTCGTGGCGGTCCTGATGGCCGGGCGGCCTCTGATCCTCCCCAGTGACGTGCAGTCGCGCCTGTCGGGACTGGTCATGGCGTACCTGCCGGGCACACAGGGCGGCGCGGCCCTGGCCGACGCGCTGTACGGCCGCGCGGGCTTCCCGGGCCGCCTGCCGTTCACGTGGCCGGACAGCCTGACGCAGGTGGGCCTCTGGAGCGACCGCCCCGCCGAGGGCGCCGGCGAGACGCCGCTGCCGCTGTACCCGCTCGGGTACGGGCTGGACTACACGACCAGCGTCGCCCGCGACCTGACCGTCACGCCCGGCCCGGACGGCGTGACCGCGCAGGCCACCCTGACGAACACCGGCGAGCGGGCAGGCACCGTGACGGTCCTGCTGCGCGCCAGCCTGCCCGCCAGCGGCGCCCTTCAGGCCACCTCGCGCCCGGTCGGGGTGCTGCGCGCGGTGCTCAAGCCCGGCGAGAGTCGCGCCGTGCAGGTCACCGTGCCCCACGAACGCCTGAGCAGCTGGGTCGGGGACGCCTACGGCCCCGGCGCGTGGCAGCTCCTGCCCGGGCAGTACACCCTGAACGCCGGGGACGGGAAGGCCACCCTCAGCCTGCCGTGA
- a CDS encoding GNAT family N-acetyltransferase: MRHDLTLADGPYTLRPLTDADTAPLLALAAAHGAEYARMGTFPTHERYYTGALDADDQMPFVNLVNGELAGATRFMEMRPKQRRLEIGSTWLAPAFMRTPANRTFKRLLLDHAFGEMGILRVEIKTDILNTRSQRAIEGLGATREGVLRQHMPRPDGTQRDTVMYSIIAPEWPQVRAALLNR; this comes from the coding sequence ATGCGCCACGACCTCACCCTGGCAGACGGCCCGTACACGCTGCGCCCCCTGACCGACGCGGACACCGCGCCGCTGCTGGCGCTGGCCGCCGCGCACGGGGCCGAGTACGCGCGGATGGGCACGTTTCCCACCCATGAGCGCTACTACACTGGCGCGCTGGACGCGGACGACCAGATGCCCTTCGTGAACCTCGTGAACGGTGAACTGGCCGGAGCGACGCGCTTCATGGAGATGCGCCCGAAGCAGCGCCGCCTGGAGATCGGCAGCACCTGGCTGGCCCCGGCGTTCATGCGCACGCCCGCGAACCGCACCTTCAAACGCCTGCTCCTCGACCACGCCTTCGGCGAGATGGGCATCCTGCGCGTGGAGATCAAGACCGACATCCTGAACACCCGCAGCCAGCGCGCCATCGAGGGCCTCGGCGCGACCCGCGAGGGCGTCCTGCGCCAGCACATGCCCCGCCCGGACGGCACCCAGCGCGACACCGTCATGTACTCGATCATCGCCCCCGAATGGCCGCAGGTACGCGCCGCGCTCCTGAACCGGTAA